One window of the Salvia miltiorrhiza cultivar Shanhuang (shh) chromosome 6, IMPLAD_Smil_shh, whole genome shotgun sequence genome contains the following:
- the LOC130990938 gene encoding MLP-like protein 43 — translation MAGLPDKLVAQVAFKAGGDVFHHLMAKNPKHFAKVLPNKVQDCELHQGDFGSCGSVIQWKYVLGGKEQRAKQVIQVE, via the exons ATGGCTGGGCTACCGGATAAGCTTGTTGCGCAGGTGGCGTTTAAGGCCGGAGGCGACGTGTTTCATCATCTCATGGCGAAGAACCCTAAACATTTCGCCAAAGTCCTTCCTAACAAAGTCCAGGATTGTGAACTTCATCAAGGAGATTTTGGGAGTTGTGGCTCTGTTATTCAGTGGAAATACGTTCTTG GTGGAAAAGAGCAAAGAGCAAAACAAGTTATACAAGTAGAGTGA
- the LOC130990935 gene encoding uncharacterized protein LOC130990935 produces the protein MRSSSSLHRHISRSGENITVLSNGKILCTLTNGILRPSNKIRRHTSRTFQAYIEITGTSWKALTEDTIEVYFNRFINAFEWDPSMYSREFIRTAWIKIARVAYKDFLSVTKKLVLIEKKTPLYLKENVETAWKANWDLPEVKRKSEQASKNRRSKPGGPGIGIAIHHGSSRSAIDHAEHMAREKNIPVDCTAYDTFLRIHRKGGLYTGPRFEAHAVEIESRIQDIQATKGRVPTPEEVHCIFKEVVKRDAKGRVLGIRMMTQMVSSGSSTQSTSTSQTAPAASLEEVEALRAEVNAQVARGNNLEARMQEQDDTINDLKSMLAELMANIKRGHNP, from the exons ATGAGGTCCAGCAGCAGCCTGCATCGTCACATCTCTCGGTCAGGCGAGAATATCACTGTTCTTTCTAATGGGAAGATTTTATGCACTTTAACTAATGG GATTTTACGACCAAGCAATAAAATCCGGCGTCACACATCACGTACTTTTCAAGCATACATAGAGATCACTGGCACCTCATGGAAGGCGCTTACTGAAGACACGATTGAAGTTTACTTCAATCGGTTTATT AATGCATTTGAGTGGGACCCTTCTATGTATTCAAGAGAATTTATCCGCACTGCATGGATCAAGATAGCTAGAGTTGCTTACAAGGACTTTTTGAGCGTGACAAAGAAGCTCGTCTTAATTGAAAAGAAGACGCCACTATATCTGAAGGAAAATGTTGAAACGGCTTGGAAAGCCAATTGGGATCTACCTGAAGTGAAGCGCAAATCCGAGCAGGCGAGCAAGAACCGGCGCTCTAAACCTGGTGGACCCGGTATAGGAATTGCCATACATCACGGCAGCTCACGTAGTGCCATTGACCACGCCGAGCATATG gCTCGGGAAAAGAATATCCCAGTTGACTGTACTGCGTATGATACATTTCTACGCATACACCGGAAGGGAGGATTATACACTGGCCCACGTTTCGAGGCACACGCG GTGGAGATTGAGAGTCGCATTCAAGATATTCAAGCCACTAAGGGTAGGGTTCCGACACCAGAAGAGGTACACTGCATCTTTAAGGAGGTGGTGAAGAGGGACGCGAAAGGCCGTGTGCTCGGGATAAGAATGATGACACAGATGGTGTCTAGTGGATCTAGTACTCAGTCCACTAGCACGTCTCAGACTGCCCCTGCTGCTTCTCTTGAGGAGGTCGAGGCGCTAAGAGCTGAAGTGAATGCTCAGGTTGCTAGAGGGAACAACCTCGAGGCACGTATGCAAGAGCAAGATGACACAATTAATGATCTCAAGAGTATGTTGGCGGAGTTGATGGCAAATATCAAGAGGGGTCATAATCCTTGA